A window of the Lolium perenne isolate Kyuss_39 chromosome 7, Kyuss_2.0, whole genome shotgun sequence genome harbors these coding sequences:
- the LOC139833645 gene encoding uncharacterized protein, whose protein sequence is MVHKRAVRHAAFPRVTYRPMLQRDQERIANLNNIYNCNNVEAIQMLRMRRAPFYALVKTFRERGPLTDSIHTSVEEQFAMFLHVVGHNQRFRVIHNTFRRSTETISRYFQQVVYAIGELRGEIIKAASMNTPTKIKNSYRWFPYFRVPRSMSTAFRGRKHYTSQNILAAVDFDMRFTYVLAGWEGSAHDASILADSLSRPDGLQIPDDKFYLGDAGYACRPGILPPFRKIRYHLNEFSAKH, encoded by the exons ATGGTGCACAAGCGAGCAGTTAGGCATGCTGCTTTTCCTCGTGTGACTTACAGACCTATGTTACAACGAGATCAGGAGAGGATTGCCAACCTAAACAACATCTACAACTGCAACAACGTAGAGGCCATCCAGATGCTACGGATGAGAAGAGCCCCTTTCTATGCACTTGTGAAAACGTTCAGGGAAAGAGGACCGCTGACTGATAGCATCCACACCTCTGTCGAAGAACAATTTGCAATGTTTCTTCATGTCGTCGGTCATAACCAAAGGTTCAGAGTCATCCATAACACATTCAGGCGATCCACGGAGACTATCTCTCGGTACTTCCAGCAGGTGGTGTACGCAATTGGGGAGCTAAGAGGTGAAATTATTAAGGCAGCATCAATGAACACACCAACCAAGATCAAGAACAGCTACAGGTGGTTCCCCTATTTCAGG GTACCGAGATCAATGTCTACAGCATTCCGCGGGAGGAAGCACTACACCAGCCAGAACATTCTAGCAGCTGTGGATTTCGATATGAGGTTCACCTACGTGCTTGCTGGGTGGGAGGGTTCAGCTCATGATGCCAGCATCCTGGCCGACAGCTTGTCAAGGCCTGATGGGTTGCAAATCCCTGATGATAAGTTCTACCTTGGAGATGCTGGATATGCATGCCGACCCGGAATTCTACCTCCCTTCAGGAAAATAAGGTACCACCTCAACGAGTTCTCTGCGAAGCACTGA